The segment CGACGTCGCGGACGTGCCCGTCGCCTCCGACCGCGACGGTGAGTGCACCCCGCGCCGCCGAGCCGGCGGCGACATCGGTCGCGTGCTCGGACGACTGCGACTCGATCACCGAGATGTCCGTGGCACCACGGCGTTCCAGTTCGGCGGCGACGGCAGGCCACTGCTGATGCGAGGCGCCGCCACCGGAGATGGGGTTCACCACCGCCGTGATTGGCGGCAGCACGGGAGTGTCGGTCACGGCAGCAGGATCCCCGGGTTCAGGAGCCCGTTGGGATCGAGTGCGTCCTTGACGGCGCGGAGGGCGCTGCGCTGCACGTCGCCGATCTCCTCCAGGTAGGTGCCGCGGTGGTCGGTACCGACCGCGTGGTGGTGCGTGATCGACGCGCCGGCCGCACGGATGGCGGCATTCGCGGCGTTCTTGGCCGCGGCCCACTGCTCGAGCGGGTTCTCGAGCGCCTTCGCGATGACAGTGAAGTAAAGCGAGGCACCGGTCGGGTACACGTGCGAGATGTGGCACATGACGACGGCGGGCGTGCCCTGATCGCCGAGCGCACCGGTGATGGCGGCGGTGACGTCGGCCTTCAGCCGGTCGAGGTTGCTCCAGAAGGTGACGGTCTCCAGGGTCTCGACCAGCGCGCCGGCGTCGAGCAGCGGATCGCGCAGGTACGGGCCGCGGAAGCGGCCGACGCGCCAGGCCTCGCCCGGCTCGGTGCCGAGGGCGGTGCCGCCGAGCTTCTCCAGCTGCGCGGTGACGTAGACGTCGCGGCAGTCGACGTCGGCCTCGTCGCCCTCGAATCCGACAACCATCAGGCAGCCGCCGACGGGGCCGGCGGACGCGGCGCCCGCGCTCGACGGGTTGGCCAGGTTGAGGCCGGTCTCGGCCTCGTCCGAGAGACGCAGGACCGTGGGCTTCACGGCGCTCTGCGCGAGAGTGCGCATGGCGGCTTCGCCGGCGACGAAGTCGGGGAAGTGCCAGCCGTAGAAGCGGCGGACCGCGGGCAGCGGGTGCACGTGGACGCGCACCGTGGTCACGACGCCGAACGCGCCTTCGCTGCCGAGGATCAGCTGACGCAGATCGGGGCCGGCGGCGGACTTGGGCGCGGTGCCGATCTCGGCGAGACCGACGGGCGTCGCGACGGTGAGCCCGACGACCATGTCGTCGAAGCGTCCGTAACCGATGGACGACTGACCCGCCGAGCGCGTGACGGCACAACCGCCGATCGTGGCGCCCTCGTACGACTGCGGGAAGTGCCCGAGTTCGAAGCCGTGCTCGGCGAGGAGGCGTTCGGCCTCCGGGAGACGCGTGCCCGCGGCGAAGGTCGCGATCTGGGAGACCTCGTCGAGGTCGATCAGCCCGGTGAGACGACGCAGGTCCAGGCTGAGGACCGGACGCTCGCGCTCCGGCATCATGCCGCCGGTCACCGAGGTGCCGCCCGAGAAGGGGTTCAGGGAGAGGTCGTGCTGATCGGCGACGGCGAGGACGGCGGCGACCTGCTCCTGCGTGGTCGGCGCGACGACGGCGTCGGGTGCGTCGGTGCCGTCGCCCTCGCGGAACTTCAGCAGGTCGGGAGTCGAGAAGCCGCGCATCCGCGACCGTCGGGTGTCGTCGTCGGTGGCAACGGCTGCGCCGGTGCCCTCGAGGGCGGCGAGCGCGTCGGCACCAAGGCGCGTCGCGGGGACGACGACGTCGACGGGGGCGGGCGCGGGCTCGTTGATGCCGAGCATCGTGAGCGCGCCGATCACCGAGTCGGACAGGTGCATCGGGTCGGCCGGGTTGCCCCAGCGGCCGGGTACGAAGTCGACGACCTCGACGGTCGTTTCGCTCTGCGTCATTTCTCGCCTTCCGTTGAGCTTTGCTGATACAGTTATACACATGGTGTCGCAGCAGATCAACGAAGGCGAGAGAGCCTCCTCGAAACGGACGGCCGCGAACGCGATCCCGGAGGACGTGATCCTCGATGCCGCAACGCAATTGATGTCGACCATCGGAATCCGGCGGACCACGATGGCCGACGTCGCGCGTGCCGCGGACGTCTCGCGGGCCACCCTGTATCGGCGGTTCCCCAACGTGGAGGCCATCGCGGCCACCGTCACCACTCGGGAGTTCGAGAAGGTCGTCGCGGGTGCACCGATCGCCGACGGCGTCGTCGATCGCGCATCCCTGGTCCAGACCGTCGTCTACCTGGTTCGGGAAGCCCGCGCACACCCTCTGCTGCGACGGATCATCGAGCTCGATCCGGAGTTCCTGATGCCCTACCTGCTGCACCGCACCGGGCGGACGTCACGCGGACAACTGACCGTCATCGCCGGATTCATCCTCGCCGGTCAGGACGCGGGCGAGATCCGCGACGGCGACGCCCAGCGACTCGCGACCACCGTCCTTCAGATGGCGTGGTCGTTCGCCTTGACCGGCCCGGTGTTCGCCGACGGCGACCTCGGCTCCCTCGACTCCGAACTCTCCGACCTGCTCGAAAGGTACCTGCGCCCATGACCTCGCATATCCCGAACTCCCCGTCCTCGAACCCGGCCGAACTGCTCGCCGCACATCCCGCGGTCGATCCGTCGACGATGCTGTCCGCGGCCCGCCGCACCGCCGATCTGGAGCGCCTGACCGCCTCTCCCTCAGTCGATCTGGTCGTGATCGGCGGCGGCGTCACCGGTGCCGGCGTCGCACTCGACGCGGTCTCGCGTGGCCTGTCCACCGTTCTGATCGAATGCCGAGACCTCGGCTTCGGCACCAGCCGATGGTCGTCGAAGCTGGTGCACGGCGGCCTCCGGTATCTCGCGTCCGGTGCCGTCGGCATCGCGTATGAGAGTGCGGTGGAACGGGATTCGCTGATCTGCCGGATCGCCCCGCACCTGGTCCGGCCGCTCCCACAGGTGGTCGCCCTCCTGCCCGGCATGAAGGCCGCGGACACCGCGCTGACCCGCGTCGGCTTCATGGCGGGCGACGTCCTCCGCATGGCCGCACGCACGCCGTCGTCCACGCTGCATCGCTCGCGCCGGATCGGCGCAGCCGAGGTCGCGGCACTGGCACCGACCGTGCAGCGCGACGGCCTCCGCGGCGGGCTCCTGAACTGGGACGGCCAGCTGAACGACGACGCCCGCCTCGTCGTCGACATCGCCCGTACCGCAGCAGGTTTCGGCGCCACCGTCCTCACCCACGCGAGCGCGAGCGACGTCACCGGCACCTCGGTGCGGGTGACCGACGAACTGACCGGCCAGACCTTCGAGGTGCAGGCCAAGGCGGTCGTGAACGCGACCGGCGTGTGGTCGGCGGAGGTCGACTCCGCCATCGCGCTGCGCCCCAGCCGCGGCACCCACCTGGTCTTCAGCCAGGACACCTTCGGTGGTCTTCGCGCCGGCCTCACGGTCGCGGTGCCCGGCCACTTCGGTCGCTACGTGTTCGCGCTCCCGCAGCCCGACGGCCGCGTGTACGTCGGCCTGACCGACGAGGAGACCTCGGGCGAGATCCCCGACGTCCCGCGGGCCGACGAGAGCGAGATCGACTTCCTGCTCGCCACCATCAACCTCGCGCTCGGCACGCCTCTGACGCGCGACGACATCCTCGGCACCTTCTCCGGCCTGCGTCCGCTGCTCGACTCCGGTGCGGGCGAGACGTCTGACGTGTCGCGCAAGCACGCCGTCCTGACTCGCCCGGACGGCCTGGTCACCGTTGTCGGCGGCAAGCTCACCACCTACCGCCGGATGGCCGAGGACGCCGTCGACGCCGCCCTCGAAGCCTCCGGCCAGACTGCAAACCCCTGCCGCACGCGTACGTTGCCGCTGGTCGGCGCGCCCGCGGGCAAGAACCCGACTGCGGCGCTGGCGCGCGTCGCGGCGCCCGACCGACTCGTCGCCAAGTACGGCACCGAGGCGCCCGCGGTCGTGGCACTCGGCGAGGCCGATCCCGCACTCGCCGAACGCGTGGCCCCCGGAACCGAGATCACCCGCGCGGAGCTGGTCTTCGGCGCGCTGGCCGAGGGCGCCGTCGACGTCGACGACCTGCTGGAGCGACGTACGCGGCTGTCGTTGACGCCTCTGGTCGCGGAGGCTGCCCGGCCGCTGGCGGAGAAGGTGTTCGCCCGGTCCGTGGACTGAGCTCAGTCCGGCAGCATCGGCGTATCCGGCATCGCGCGGCGTCCCACCAGGACGCCGCGCGTCACCGCGCCCTTTCCGAAGCGGGTGCGGAGGGAGTCGATCGCGACATCGAGTTCCCCGGCGTGGTCGTCGCCGTCGAACGGGATGGCCAGCTGGACGGCGCTGTGATCGGACAGGTTGGTCAGCGACAGTCCGATCAGCGTGCAGCCACGCTCGCGGATCAACGGCATCGCCTCGTCGAGCAGACCCCGCGCGGTGGCGAGAATCGTCTCGGTGCCGTCGGTCGGCTCGAACAAGGTGCGGGACCGCGTGACGCGTTCGAAGTCATGGAATCGCAAGCGCAGCACGATGGTTCGGGTCAGGCGGTCGGCTGATCGGAGGCGCCTTCCCAGACCGTCGACGATGGCGACCAGGGTCGCTTCGATGTCGGCTTCGGATTTCACTCTTCTGCCGAGTGCACGTTGGGCCCCGATCGAGCTCCGTCGCTTTCCGGTCGTGACACGACGCGGGTCGTGCGCCATCGCGAGCGAGTACAGGTGGCGCCCGGTGCCGCGTCCGAGCAGCGCGCTCAGCCGTTCCTCGCCGAGCGACGCCATCTGCCCGACGGTGTCGATGCCTGCATCGTGCAAGCGCTGTTCGGTCTTCGCTCCGACACCCCACAGGCGCCGGACCGGCAGCGGGTGCAGGAACTCGATCTCCTTGCCCGCCGTGACGTGCAGCAGTCCATCGGGCTTGCCCGCGGCGCTCGCAACCTTCGCGACGAACTTGCTGGTGGCAACACCCACCGTGATCGGAAGGCCGACCTCGTCGCGCACCCGTTCACGCAACCGCCGGGCGATGGACACCGGTGTGCCGCTGATCTTTCCGAGACCACCGACATCGAGGAACGCCTCGTCGACGGAGATCCCTTCGACGAGTGGCGTGACGTCGTGGAAGATGCCGAAGACGTCTCGGCTGGCCTGCGTATAGGCCTCGAACCGGGGGCTCACCGTCACCGCGCGCGGTGCCAGCGCACGCGCCTCGTGTCCGGGCATCGGACACCGCACACCGAGCGCCTTCGCCTCGTAGCTCGCCGCCACGACGACCCCACCGCCGACGAGCACCGGCTGGCCCCTCAGCGAGGGATCGTCGCGCTGCTCCACCGAG is part of the Gordonia phthalatica genome and harbors:
- a CDS encoding glycerol-3-phosphate dehydrogenase/oxidase, with protein sequence MTSHIPNSPSSNPAELLAAHPAVDPSTMLSAARRTADLERLTASPSVDLVVIGGGVTGAGVALDAVSRGLSTVLIECRDLGFGTSRWSSKLVHGGLRYLASGAVGIAYESAVERDSLICRIAPHLVRPLPQVVALLPGMKAADTALTRVGFMAGDVLRMAARTPSSTLHRSRRIGAAEVAALAPTVQRDGLRGGLLNWDGQLNDDARLVVDIARTAAGFGATVLTHASASDVTGTSVRVTDELTGQTFEVQAKAVVNATGVWSAEVDSAIALRPSRGTHLVFSQDTFGGLRAGLTVAVPGHFGRYVFALPQPDGRVYVGLTDEETSGEIPDVPRADESEIDFLLATINLALGTPLTRDDILGTFSGLRPLLDSGAGETSDVSRKHAVLTRPDGLVTVVGGKLTTYRRMAEDAVDAALEASGQTANPCRTRTLPLVGAPAGKNPTAALARVAAPDRLVAKYGTEAPAVVALGEADPALAERVAPGTEITRAELVFGALAEGAVDVDDLLERRTRLSLTPLVAEAARPLAEKVFARSVD
- a CDS encoding FAD-binding oxidoreductase — translated: MTQSETTVEVVDFVPGRWGNPADPMHLSDSVIGALTMLGINEPAPAPVDVVVPATRLGADALAALEGTGAAVATDDDTRRSRMRGFSTPDLLKFREGDGTDAPDAVVAPTTQEQVAAVLAVADQHDLSLNPFSGGTSVTGGMMPERERPVLSLDLRRLTGLIDLDEVSQIATFAAGTRLPEAERLLAEHGFELGHFPQSYEGATIGGCAVTRSAGQSSIGYGRFDDMVVGLTVATPVGLAEIGTAPKSAAGPDLRQLILGSEGAFGVVTTVRVHVHPLPAVRRFYGWHFPDFVAGEAAMRTLAQSAVKPTVLRLSDEAETGLNLANPSSAGAASAGPVGGCLMVVGFEGDEADVDCRDVYVTAQLEKLGGTALGTEPGEAWRVGRFRGPYLRDPLLDAGALVETLETVTFWSNLDRLKADVTAAITGALGDQGTPAVVMCHISHVYPTGASLYFTVIAKALENPLEQWAAAKNAANAAIRAAGASITHHHAVGTDHRGTYLEEIGDVQRSALRAVKDALDPNGLLNPGILLP
- the dinB gene encoding DNA polymerase IV — encoded protein: MRIEAGNRQQASILHADLDSFYASVEQRDDPSLRGQPVLVGGGVVVAASYEAKALGVRCPMPGHEARALAPRAVTVSPRFEAYTQASRDVFGIFHDVTPLVEGISVDEAFLDVGGLGKISGTPVSIARRLRERVRDEVGLPITVGVATSKFVAKVASAAGKPDGLLHVTAGKEIEFLHPLPVRRLWGVGAKTEQRLHDAGIDTVGQMASLGEERLSALLGRGTGRHLYSLAMAHDPRRVTTGKRRSSIGAQRALGRRVKSEADIEATLVAIVDGLGRRLRSADRLTRTIVLRLRFHDFERVTRSRTLFEPTDGTETILATARGLLDEAMPLIRERGCTLIGLSLTNLSDHSAVQLAIPFDGDDHAGELDVAIDSLRTRFGKGAVTRGVLVGRRAMPDTPMLPD
- a CDS encoding TetR/AcrR family transcriptional regulator, with translation MVSQQINEGERASSKRTAANAIPEDVILDAATQLMSTIGIRRTTMADVARAADVSRATLYRRFPNVEAIAATVTTREFEKVVAGAPIADGVVDRASLVQTVVYLVREARAHPLLRRIIELDPEFLMPYLLHRTGRTSRGQLTVIAGFILAGQDAGEIRDGDAQRLATTVLQMAWSFALTGPVFADGDLGSLDSELSDLLERYLRP